One genomic region from Euleptes europaea isolate rEulEur1 chromosome 6, rEulEur1.hap1, whole genome shotgun sequence encodes:
- the LRRC57 gene encoding leucine-rich repeat-containing protein 57 produces the protein MGNSALKAHLETAQKTGVFQLTGKGLSEFPEDLQKLASNLRTIDLSNNKIETLPPFVGRFSVLKSLALNHNKLTALPEELCKLKKLEALHLNSNHLTQLPAAFGQLSALKTLSLSGNKLRTVPPQLCSLRHLDVVDLSRNQIQSVPDTVGELQTIELNLNQNQISQISAQISHCPRLKVLRLEENCLELSMLPQSILSDSQISLLAAEGNLFEIKKLRELDGYDKYMERFTATKKKFA, from the exons ATGGGAAACAGTGCCTTAAAAGCTCATTTGGAGACTGCCCAGAAAACAGGGGTGTTCCAATTAACTGGAAAAGGCCTTTCAGAG TTTCCTGAAGATCTGCAGAAGTTGGCAAGCAATCTCAGAACAATAGATTTGTCGAACAATAAGATTGAGACTCTGCCTCCATTCGTGGGAAGATTTTCCGTGCTGAAAAGCCTTGCTCTCAACCACAACAAACTGA CTGCCCTGCCTGAAGAGCTGTGCAAGCTGAAAAAACTTGAGGCTTTGCATCTGAATAGCAACCACCTGACACAGCTGCCTGCTGCCTTTGGACAGCTTTCAGCACTGAAGACTCTGAGCCTTTCGGGAAACAAGCTCCGAACTGTACCTCCCCAGCTCTGTAGCCTTCGTCATTTAGATGTGGTGGATCTCTCCCGAAATCAGATCCAGAGTGTACCAGACACAGTGGGAGAACTGCAGACCATTGAACTGAACTTAAATCAGAATCAG ATTTCACAGATCTCAGCACAGATCTCTCATTGTCCTCGCCTCAAAGTCCTACGTCTGGAAGAGAACTGTTTAGAACTAAGCATGCTTCCTCAGAGTATTCTCAGTGATTCGCAGATCTCTCTGCTTGCAGCAGAGGGCAATCTCTTTGAGATCAAGAAACTCAGAGAGTTAGATGGGTATGATAAG TATATGGAGAGATTCACAGCCACAAAGAAAAAGTTTGCCTGA